A segment of the Fibrobacter succinogenes subsp. succinogenes S85 genome:
TAGTGAACTTCAATGTAACCTTGCCTTGGAAACCTGGTTTCTTTTTCAAGTGCTTGTTGTAAATATGGCGGAGTCCAGGTGTACGCTGACGCACGATTTTCATGATATCGGACGCCGAGCGAGATCCTCCGGCAGAACCCATATCAATTTCATTCGGCTTAGGAGTTTTGATATTGCCCTTCAATCCCGATGTTGCAAGGCGACCACGAGAACCTCCCATCATGTCACCAAACAAATCGGAAATGCCACCTGTTCCACCGGAAGCGAATCCGTCATTGAAGCCGGCATTCACCGGACCGCGACGTTCGCCAAGTCTCGCTGTACCATGTGTCTTGAGGCCATTTACACGAGTGATTACTTTGTCGATGTCTTTAGCGAGCGTCACTTTGGCATTGTCAAACGCACTTGCCGACGGATTGTTTTTTAACGCCGTCAGAATCTTAAGCACGCCACGTTCAAGAGCGGCCTTGGGATTGCCTTTTCCCTTTGGTTTTCCACCACCACCGGGTTTCTTACGATAGACATTCTGATTCTTTGGCGGACGCTTTTTTTCGACTTTCTTGTCCTTCTGTGTTATAGGATCGTTCATGGTGACCTTTGTAACGATTTCAGTGTCCGACTTTGTGTCAAACATGATTTCGTCAATCATCTGTTCATACGTCGTTGCCCAGAAACCAAGCATCAACGCGACAATAAGCGATGCACTGGCAATGCGCACCATCTTCTTGTCGGAATCTGGCATCAGGGATGCGATGAACGCATCTTGTTTTTGTTTTGTTGTTTTCATGATTTTATCCTCCCTTTTCAGGAAATTGGATGTTTTTGTTTTTTGGGTATCAGCAAACCAACTACCCCGTGAGCGGAGTATCAATTTGCCGAATGGCAACACTTCGGAATAAGGCTACCCGAACTAGCCTTTATTGCGAAGTTTCACGCGATTACATACAATGTCAGAAAAAAAATTTTATTACAAAATAAGGAATTTTATTTAACAACCCACATCCTTACCACACCCATAAAGTACCAATAAAAAAAACGCAAAAACCACAGCAAAACAGTAAAGAAAATTTCATACGAAAGATTGTAAACTCAGATAAAATAAGGCTTTCCGCGTGGTTATTGGGTTCGCTCGCATTTTTCGATTTTTTCTCGGCCCTAGATTTTTACAAAACTTAGCCCAGTGTAATTTATTCCATATTAGAATAAAATTTGCAAAACACCCCCGAAATTTACGCTTTTTTACCAATCGCGAGCCCATTTTTAAAATGGCTTACCTATATTTCCATTATCATGAAACTTTTAGCTACTCCTCCTGACTTAAATAAGATTGCTCGCCCGAACTGGATTGAAATCAACCTAGACGCCCTCTGCAACAACATTCAATTTATCAGAAGCCAGATTCCGGCTTCTACAAAAATTTTGCTCCCCGTCAAGGCCGACTCTTACGGCCACGGAAGCCTCGCCTGCTCTTTTGCCGCCAAGTTCGGTGGCGCCGACTACCTCGGAGTCGCCCACATCAGCGAAGGCATGTTGCTTCGCCAGTACGGCATGGACTTGCCGATCCTCGTGCTTGGTCCTTGCACTCCGTCTGACTTTGCGTACTTTGTCGAATACCAGCTCACGGCAGCCATTACCGACATCCGCACTGCAATGGCATTTGACCAGTTCCTTGGTGAAACAGGTACAGAATGCAAGGCTCACCTCGCCATTGACACGGGCATGAACCGCTACGGCTTTGATGCCGAAGACTTCAACAACATTCGCGCAGCACTCAGCCTCAAGCATCTCAAGTTCGAAGGCATGTTCACGCATCTCGCTACAGCCGACATGCCGGGCAACCCGAAAACGGAAATTCAGATTCAGCGCTTTACACGACTCGTCGATGTGCTCGAAGCAGAAGGACTCCGTCCTGAAATTTGCCACTGTTCCAGTTCTGCAGGCACGCTCACGCACCCCGAAAGCCATTTCGACATGGTGCGCCCAGGTCTCACGCTTTACGGCTACAACTGCATGGGAGCAATCCCGACCACATTGCCGATCAAGCCGGTCATGAAAATCAAGTCCACCATCCGCCACGTGCACGACGTGAAGCCTGGCGAAACCGTCAGCTACGGCGGTTACTGGGCAGCCCAGCAGCTCACGCGCATCGCAACCATCGCTATCGGTTACGGTGACGGCTACCTCCGCGGCGAATACAACAAGGGCTTTGTCTTTATCCGTGGACAGCTCTGCCCGATCCTCGGACGCGTCTGCATGGATGCGACAATGGTCGACGTAAGCCACATCCCGGATGTGCAAGTCGGCGAAACCGTTGACGTCGTGAATGGCGAACTCGACTTCCGCATTTCGATGGAAAGCGTTGCCGAAGAACACCACACGATTCCGTACGAAATCACTAGCCGCGTGGCTCGCCGCCTGTACCGCAAGTACTACTGGAAGAACCGCCTCGTGCGCTGGGATTACCTCAAGGAAGAATTCGGCGTCAAGGATTTCAAGGAATATCCATTGCGCTAGGAGAAGTACCGCATGGTATGAAGTTTAATGACCCGAAATTCACAAAGATAAGCCACCGGAATGTCTGGGGCGAATGGACCTTTATCTTCGAAGGATCCAAACTTTGTGGCCTAAAATTTCGGGAAACTTCAGACGAAGTAAAAGCGACTCCGAGCAACGTGCAGGCTTGCGCCTATGCAAGCCCCGACATGGAAACGGAATTAAATAGCCGCGTTCGCAGCGCCTACCGCAAGGCCGTGAACGAACTTAATTTGTACCTCGCAGGCAAGATCTGCGAGTTTTCTATTCCCATAAAAATATACGGCACCGACTTTCAGAAAAAAGTTCTTGAGGTCACACGCCAAATCCCATACGGTAAAACTTGTACGTACAAACAAGTTGCCGAAGCAGTCGGTCATCCGCAGGCAGTCCGTGCTGTCGGGAATGTTCTGCACAACAATCCGATTCAAGTCGTCATCCCCTGCCACCGCGTGATAGACAGTCGCGGTCGCCTTAGCGGCTATGCGCTTGGCGTCGGATTAAAAAGAAGGCTCCTCTGCATGGAGGGAGCCATTCCGAATGAATTAATGTTGGAATAAATTTATGCGCATTGCAGTGCGCCGAGCATGTCGTAGACTTGAGCTTCGACACTCAGGAGTTCCATATCGTAGTTCGGAGCCCATTCAAGAATCGGCACGTTGTTGCTTTGGGCATATTCGCGGAAAAGGCTTTTATCGCCAACGGAATGGCCCAACAGCACCGGGCAAGTATTGTTATGAACGTTCAAGCCTTCGATGAGCTTGTCAGATTTAAACCCATAGGATAAATTGAAAACGAAGTCGGCGTTGGCACAAGCCTCGTCGATGACATCTTTGTCGGATTCTGCATCACAGGCAAAGATTTCCCCAATTTCAATATTACCGATAGCGTTGAAAACACCATCCTTGATGTCCTTGAGCATGGACAGGAGCCCATGGCCAAGGATCGTATCGGATCCCCAGATTAAAACATTCATACACTCACCTTCTTATTGCTTTTTGTGTAATGATTGTCACACGGCACTCATTACTTTTTTATTACGCGCCGCATATATAGTAAAATTTACTCTAATTTGGAATAAAAAGTTAAAAAAATCATACAAAAATTTGACTTTTATCACATTTTGTAAATAAATAAAGCCCTGATTTTATACTTAACTAGCGAGGCTTAATATACAAATGTATACAAAGCTTATCGTTGTGAGAATAAAAGCGTCGGCCACAACCTTAAAAGGCGAGTGCCGCGACCATACTTGTATGGTCATGGTCGAGCCGTAAGGTTGGCGCTTGCGCCAGGATGGGTTTAAGTTTTTCCGAGCTGGGGCCCCGCCCGCATGACGTACTTTTTGGTTCTTGAAAAGAATAATTACTATATTTACGCCGGATTTTAACCAAAAACCCGCGAATGCGGGGCAAATAAAAAAGGAATAAACAATGTCCGAAAATCTCTCTGTACTGACCAAGGCCCGTCAGGCCTATCAGCCGAAGCTCCCGGTGTCCCTCAAGAATGGCGCCCTCAGCGTGAAGATTAACAAGGGTGCAGCTACGGAATCCGTTAGCGACCAGGCCAAGATCAAGGAACTCTTCCCGAACACTTACGGTCTTCCGGTTGTTCAGTTTGAAGCTGCCGAAGCCAAGGCTGGCAAGGCACTCCGCATGGGCGTGGTTCTCTCTGGTGGCCAGGCTCCGGGTGGACATAACGTTATCGCCGGTATCTACGACGGCATCAAGTCCGTTTCCAAGGATTCCGTCCTTTTCGGTTTCCTCGGCGGTCCGAGCGGTCTCGAAAACGGCAAGTACATTGAAATTGACGACGCCAAGATGGACGCCTACCGCAATGCCGGTGGCTTCGACATGATCCAGTCTGGCCGTACCAAGCTCGAAACTGAAGAACAGTTCAACAAGTGCATCGCTGTTGCTAACAAGCTCGACCTCGACGCTATCGTTATCATCGGTGGTGACGACTCCAACACGAACGCTGCTGTTCTCGGTGAATACTTCCAGTCCAAGGGCGTCAAGACCTGCGTTTGCGGTTGCCCGAAGACCATCGACGGTGACTTGAAGAACGAATTTATCGAAACCTCTTTCGGTTTCGACACCGCTGTGAAGACCTACTCTGAACTCATCGGCAACATCATGCGCGATGCCAACTCCGCTCAGAAGTACTGGCACTTCATCAAGCTCATGGGCCGCTCTGCTTCCCATATCGCTCTCGAAGCCGCTCTCCAGACCCACCCGAACATCTGCCTTATCTCTGAAGAAGTCAAGGCAAAGCAGATGAAGCTCAAGGACGTGATCAAGCAGGTTGCTGACGTTGTCTATGCTCGTGCAGCTCAGGGCAAG
Coding sequences within it:
- a CDS encoding AgmX/PglI C-terminal domain-containing protein, giving the protein MKTTKQKQDAFIASLMPDSDKKMVRIASASLIVALMLGFWATTYEQMIDEIMFDTKSDTEIVTKVTMNDPITQKDKKVEKKRPPKNQNVYRKKPGGGGKPKGKGNPKAALERGVLKILTALKNNPSASAFDNAKVTLAKDIDKVITRVNGLKTHGTARLGERRGPVNAGFNDGFASGGTGGISDLFGDMMGGSRGRLATSGLKGNIKTPKPNEIDMGSAGGSRSASDIMKIVRQRTPGLRHIYNKHLKKKPGFQGKVTLKFTIAPGGEIISMAVVGSTTGYAEFDNEVKKAVNGWMFGKVKSGNTTVTIPFTFTE
- the alr gene encoding alanine racemase; the protein is MKLLATPPDLNKIARPNWIEINLDALCNNIQFIRSQIPASTKILLPVKADSYGHGSLACSFAAKFGGADYLGVAHISEGMLLRQYGMDLPILVLGPCTPSDFAYFVEYQLTAAITDIRTAMAFDQFLGETGTECKAHLAIDTGMNRYGFDAEDFNNIRAALSLKHLKFEGMFTHLATADMPGNPKTEIQIQRFTRLVDVLEAEGLRPEICHCSSSAGTLTHPESHFDMVRPGLTLYGYNCMGAIPTTLPIKPVMKIKSTIRHVHDVKPGETVSYGGYWAAQQLTRIATIAIGYGDGYLRGEYNKGFVFIRGQLCPILGRVCMDATMVDVSHIPDVQVGETVDVVNGELDFRISMESVAEEHHTIPYEITSRVARRLYRKYYWKNRLVRWDYLKEEFGVKDFKEYPLR
- a CDS encoding methylated-DNA--[protein]-cysteine S-methyltransferase gives rise to the protein MKFNDPKFTKISHRNVWGEWTFIFEGSKLCGLKFRETSDEVKATPSNVQACAYASPDMETELNSRVRSAYRKAVNELNLYLAGKICEFSIPIKIYGTDFQKKVLEVTRQIPYGKTCTYKQVAEAVGHPQAVRAVGNVLHNNPIQVVIPCHRVIDSRGRLSGYALGVGLKRRLLCMEGAIPNELMLE
- a CDS encoding diphosphate--fructose-6-phosphate 1-phosphotransferase codes for the protein MSENLSVLTKARQAYQPKLPVSLKNGALSVKINKGAATESVSDQAKIKELFPNTYGLPVVQFEAAEAKAGKALRMGVVLSGGQAPGGHNVIAGIYDGIKSVSKDSVLFGFLGGPSGLENGKYIEIDDAKMDAYRNAGGFDMIQSGRTKLETEEQFNKCIAVANKLDLDAIVIIGGDDSNTNAAVLGEYFQSKGVKTCVCGCPKTIDGDLKNEFIETSFGFDTAVKTYSELIGNIMRDANSAQKYWHFIKLMGRSASHIALEAALQTHPNICLISEEVKAKQMKLKDVIKQVADVVYARAAQGKNFGVALIPEGLLEFIPDVGVLISELSEALAHHEAEVEGLDTAAKVEKLCAWVSAESAEVLKSLPAGIQAQLMLERDSHGNVQVSLIETEKLIIEMVKKELKNRGDFKGKFSALNHFFGYEGRCAAPSNFDADYCYSLGFAASVLALNGMNGYMSSVRNVTKGIENWVAGGLPITMMMNIERRHGADKPVIRKALVELDGPMSAPFKYFAARRDEWAKTESYTYPGPIQYWGPSEVCDITNFTIKLERGAMK